One region of Synechococcus elongatus PCC 11801 genomic DNA includes:
- a CDS encoding histidine phosphatase family protein, which yields MATRVVLVRHGQSSYNAAGRIQGRCDDSQLTDRGAADAAKVAAALNGIPFTAAYCSPLQRAKRTAEIIIERIENPPALAVSDGLLEVDLPIWEGLHRDTVRSQYADLYRQWHEQPHELVLTVPDGQGGSREHAPVLALFEQARQFWAELLDRHRDQTILLVAHNGILRSLLATALGVAPSAYQVIRQSNCGISVLNFADGTKQPAQLECLNLTAPLGDALPDRGASSGVRLLLVRHGETDWNRQKRFQGQIDIPLNDNGRVQARSAAEFLAPIQIDFAVSSPMARPKETAELILERHPHCELSVDDRLQEIGHGLWEGKLEEEIAAEFGELLQLWKDHPEQVQMPEGENLQDVWDRSVAAWEAIVANAPEGSTGLVVAHDAVNKVILCHVLGLAPADIWSIKQGNGAVTVVDYPKRLESRPVLQAMNLTLHLDGAVLDRTAAGAL from the coding sequence TTGGCTACGCGTGTTGTCCTCGTCCGCCACGGACAAAGCAGCTATAACGCCGCGGGGCGTATCCAAGGACGCTGCGATGATTCTCAGCTGACCGATCGTGGTGCAGCGGATGCGGCCAAAGTAGCCGCCGCTCTGAATGGCATTCCTTTTACAGCGGCTTACTGCAGTCCTCTGCAACGGGCGAAGCGCACGGCTGAAATCATCATTGAGCGAATTGAGAATCCACCTGCTCTAGCAGTCAGCGACGGCCTATTAGAAGTCGATCTGCCGATTTGGGAAGGGTTGCATCGCGACACCGTGCGATCGCAGTATGCCGACCTCTATCGTCAATGGCACGAACAGCCGCATGAGCTGGTGTTGACGGTGCCCGATGGACAAGGCGGTAGTCGGGAACATGCACCGGTTCTGGCGCTGTTTGAGCAAGCCCGCCAATTCTGGGCAGAACTGCTCGATCGCCATCGCGACCAAACTATCCTGCTGGTTGCCCACAACGGCATTTTGCGATCGCTGCTTGCTACGGCCCTCGGTGTTGCCCCCTCGGCTTACCAAGTGATTCGCCAGTCGAACTGCGGCATCAGTGTTCTCAACTTTGCAGATGGCACGAAGCAACCGGCGCAACTTGAGTGCCTGAATCTGACGGCACCCTTGGGCGATGCCCTGCCCGATCGCGGGGCTAGTAGCGGCGTGCGCCTGCTGTTGGTACGCCACGGTGAAACTGACTGGAACCGTCAGAAACGCTTCCAAGGTCAAATCGATATTCCACTCAATGACAACGGTCGGGTCCAAGCACGATCGGCAGCGGAATTCCTCGCGCCAATTCAGATTGATTTCGCCGTCAGCAGCCCGATGGCGCGGCCCAAGGAAACGGCAGAGCTCATTCTCGAACGCCATCCCCACTGCGAACTGTCAGTGGACGATCGCTTACAGGAAATTGGCCACGGCCTTTGGGAAGGCAAGCTCGAAGAAGAAATTGCTGCTGAGTTTGGTGAGCTATTGCAGCTGTGGAAGGATCATCCCGAGCAAGTGCAAATGCCGGAGGGTGAAAACCTACAGGATGTCTGGGATCGCTCGGTGGCCGCGTGGGAAGCGATCGTGGCCAACGCGCCGGAAGGGAGCACGGGGCTGGTGGTGGCCCACGATGCGGTCAACAAAGTCATCCTTTGCCATGTCCTCGGTCTTGCCCCGGCGGATATTTGGTCAATCAAGCAGGGCAACGGCGCAGTCACGGTTGTTGACTATCCGAAGCGGCTCGAGTCGCGACCAGTCCTGCAGGCGATGAACCTGACCCTGCATTTAGACGGCGCGGTTCTCGACCGTACGGCTGCAGGAGCGCTCTAG
- a CDS encoding CPBP family intramembrane glutamic endopeptidase, with protein sequence MGIRRLLVWSLSLLACLLMGNVLLASWQQPQVQSQLELRQSELSLQVLQLQDQWASADTDRQNTLAAAESSFRQRVEQLQDNSATELLVQSDRLSQALVELGLLEAVGGKPQAAIATWQNAIAATLPNSPTQQVAAVLTGLWQDPPRLLPDAEPQLRSQLRGWFQTQALEQLYSLQQRSEALASLAQRQNRAAWQALIALLLLNGLPLIGSLLGLVLLGYLGWRRWRKQPFPPLQGWTVPWDSTVVAWVMLPGFILIGQIGLNQLLLPTLLAAVGFDSSRMDVSGQAFSILVRYGLMAVLVLGLLAWTLQRYRPLPPDWFVLRWRSRWALWGIGGYWVALPIVIGTSLLNQLIWQGRGGSNPLLELVLDTGSRSALFWFWVTAAIAAPLFEEVLFRGFLMASLTRWLPVRGAIALSGLLFALAHLSLSEVLPLFALGCLLGDVYARSRNLLAPMLLHGLWNSGTLISLLLLSQP encoded by the coding sequence ATGGGCATACGGCGGTTACTAGTCTGGAGTCTGTCTCTGTTGGCATGCCTGTTGATGGGCAATGTTTTGCTGGCAAGTTGGCAGCAACCCCAGGTGCAAAGTCAGCTGGAATTGCGGCAAAGCGAGTTATCACTGCAAGTCCTGCAACTCCAGGATCAATGGGCCAGCGCTGACACCGATCGCCAAAATACTCTTGCCGCCGCCGAAAGCAGTTTTCGCCAACGCGTTGAACAACTCCAAGACAACAGCGCAACCGAACTGCTCGTACAAAGCGACCGGCTCAGCCAAGCACTTGTGGAGCTGGGATTACTGGAAGCTGTAGGGGGCAAACCCCAAGCTGCGATCGCCACCTGGCAAAATGCGATCGCCGCCACCCTTCCCAACTCACCCACCCAGCAGGTGGCTGCTGTGCTGACAGGGCTCTGGCAAGATCCACCACGCCTGTTGCCCGATGCTGAACCTCAGCTGCGATCGCAGCTACGGGGTTGGTTCCAGACCCAAGCCTTAGAGCAGCTCTACAGCCTGCAACAGCGATCCGAAGCCCTCGCCAGTCTTGCGCAGCGTCAAAATCGAGCCGCTTGGCAAGCCCTGATCGCACTTTTGTTGCTCAATGGCCTGCCATTGATCGGATCACTGCTGGGCCTAGTCCTCTTGGGGTACTTGGGTTGGCGGCGCTGGCGCAAGCAACCGTTTCCGCCTTTACAGGGCTGGACGGTGCCCTGGGACTCGACGGTGGTCGCTTGGGTAATGCTGCCCGGCTTCATTTTGATTGGCCAGATTGGCCTCAACCAGCTGTTGCTCCCAACACTCTTGGCTGCTGTTGGCTTCGATAGCAGTCGGATGGATGTCAGTGGCCAAGCATTTTCTATCTTGGTTCGCTACGGCTTGATGGCCGTTCTGGTATTGGGGCTACTTGCTTGGACATTGCAGCGCTATCGGCCCCTGCCACCCGATTGGTTTGTTCTCCGCTGGCGATCGCGCTGGGCGCTGTGGGGAATTGGCGGCTATTGGGTTGCCCTACCAATTGTGATTGGCACCTCTTTACTGAATCAGCTGATCTGGCAGGGACGCGGCGGTAGCAATCCGCTGCTGGAGTTGGTTCTGGATACAGGTAGCCGTAGCGCCCTGTTCTGGTTCTGGGTGACCGCCGCGATCGCCGCACCACTGTTTGAAGAAGTGCTCTTTCGGGGCTTTCTGATGGCCTCGCTAACGCGGTGGCTGCCGGTGCGGGGAGCGATCGCCCTCAGTGGTCTTCTCTTCGCCCTCGCCCACCTCAGCCTGTCGGAAGTCTTGCCGCTGTTTGCCCTTGGCTGTTTGCTGGGCGATGTCTATGCCCGCAGCCGCAACCTGTTGGCGCCGATGCTGCTACACGGCCTTTGGAATAGCGGTACGCTGATCAGCCTGCTGTTGTTGAGTCAGCCCTGA